In one window of Polaromonas naphthalenivorans CJ2 DNA:
- a CDS encoding response regulator transcription factor, whose amino-acid sequence MEPIHNATVYIVDDDKGVRDALAWLLRSRRLPSEAFASAEAFDARVAHGFEVRSPSCVLLDVRMGALSGLAMFEKLITYGLLPTLPVIFLTGHADVPTAVDSVKRGAFDFFEKPFSDNALVDRIEQALVQSAAALVQHSQATGLRAQQDSLTERERAVMLLVVEGLPNKLVADQLDISVRTVEVHRARVFEKMGVKSAVELANLLRNL is encoded by the coding sequence ATGGAGCCAATCCACAATGCCACCGTTTATATCGTCGATGACGACAAGGGCGTGCGTGACGCGCTGGCCTGGCTGCTGCGCTCCCGGCGCCTGCCCAGCGAAGCGTTCGCCAGTGCCGAGGCCTTCGATGCGCGGGTGGCCCATGGCTTTGAGGTCCGCTCGCCTTCGTGCGTGCTGCTCGACGTGCGCATGGGCGCCCTGAGCGGGCTGGCCATGTTTGAAAAACTGATTACCTACGGCCTGCTGCCCACCCTGCCGGTGATTTTCCTGACCGGCCATGCCGATGTGCCGACCGCCGTCGATTCGGTCAAGCGCGGCGCCTTTGATTTTTTTGAAAAGCCTTTTTCGGACAACGCCCTGGTGGACCGGATCGAGCAGGCGCTGGTCCAGTCGGCCGCCGCGCTGGTCCAGCACAGCCAGGCCACCGGCCTGCGCGCGCAGCAGGACAGCCTGACCGAGCGCGAGCGCGCGGTGATGCTGCTGGTGGTCGAAGGACTGCCGAACAAGCTGGTCGCCGACCAGCTCGACATCAGCGTGCGGACCGTCGAAGTCCACCGGGCCCGGGTTTTTGAGAAAATGGGCGTCAAGTCGGCCGTCGAGCTGGCCAATCTGCTGCGCAATCTGTAG
- a CDS encoding two-component system sensor histidine kinase NtrB: MSLKFPRLARWASQRISLWLVLLALLVALLGLLIWLAGRYEASVLQSRLEDNAAQAVTDIRSGLNRNLQAFQALHARERGLDAWQAPAGQLLHEHSEILRLEWRNETLGMLGFVETPFRKPVFEKLDRPSLQADVSLTCTSARRLSGPAYSLSYFLPQSDGLGMEVIDMCLPLMESGRLTGYVVATYSLQNLLAEVVSKPLSQGVGLSLTEADGTRLAMYGVPARGSRAFVARQLLDLPGSTMVVRMESRRGTPALFPNVLTALVTAMSLVLLVVLFLLGRDMRRRLQVEHDLGEALAFRKAMENSLLTGLRARDLQGRITYVNPAFCKMVGVDAQELLNQSMPSPYWPPELANAYQRRQEMRLAGNQLPREGHESVFMRKDGTRFPVLIMEAPLINAVGKHTGWMSTILDVSEQRRTEELSRASQDRLQASARLAMVGEMASLLSHELNQPLAAISSYATGSLNLLQDEARGDRAPDSVALFDDLQLAMGRIAEQAERAGRVIKSVHDFVRRSERVREAVPPRALLDAIMPLVSLQARKLGVQVATVVDDTCPPVLCDRTMVEQVLLNLARNGMQAMRGCNDAQTAAPASLQPDKVLTLRIRPAASNAQSQWVEFAVIDQGEGISGEVARQLFTPFFTTRKEGMGLGLSLCRTVIEQHGGFLGYESVQPQGTIFSFTLPVAAMPGAGEDAHHPLEES, encoded by the coding sequence ATGAGCCTGAAGTTTCCCCGGCTGGCCCGTTGGGCCAGCCAGCGCATTTCCCTGTGGCTTGTGCTGCTGGCGCTGCTGGTGGCCCTGCTGGGGCTGCTGATCTGGCTGGCCGGGCGCTACGAAGCGAGCGTGCTGCAAAGCCGGCTTGAAGACAATGCGGCGCAAGCCGTGACCGATATCCGCTCCGGCCTGAACCGCAACCTTCAGGCTTTTCAGGCCCTGCATGCCCGCGAGCGCGGCCTTGACGCCTGGCAGGCGCCGGCAGGCCAGTTGCTGCATGAGCACAGCGAAATCCTGCGGCTGGAGTGGCGCAACGAAACGCTCGGCATGCTTGGCTTTGTCGAGACACCGTTTCGCAAGCCGGTGTTTGAAAAGCTGGACCGCCCCAGCCTGCAGGCCGACGTGAGCCTGACCTGCACCTCTGCCCGCCGCCTGAGCGGCCCGGCTTATTCGCTCAGCTATTTTCTGCCGCAATCCGACGGGCTGGGCATGGAAGTGATCGACATGTGCCTGCCCCTCATGGAGTCGGGCCGCCTGACGGGCTATGTCGTGGCCACCTATTCGCTGCAAAACCTGCTGGCCGAAGTGGTCAGCAAGCCTTTGTCACAAGGCGTCGGGCTGTCCCTGACCGAGGCCGACGGCACGCGCCTGGCGATGTACGGGGTGCCGGCACGCGGAAGCCGTGCGTTCGTGGCCCGGCAGCTGCTCGACTTGCCGGGCAGCACGATGGTGGTCCGGATGGAAAGCCGGCGCGGCACCCCGGCCCTGTTTCCCAACGTCCTGACGGCGCTGGTGACCGCTATGTCGCTGGTGCTGCTGGTCGTGCTGTTCCTGCTGGGACGCGACATGCGGCGGCGCCTGCAGGTCGAGCACGACCTGGGCGAGGCGCTGGCCTTTCGCAAGGCGATGGAAAACTCGCTGCTGACCGGCCTGCGCGCCCGCGACCTGCAGGGCCGCATCACCTACGTCAATCCGGCTTTTTGCAAGATGGTGGGGGTCGATGCCCAGGAGTTGCTCAACCAGAGCATGCCTTCGCCGTACTGGCCGCCCGAACTGGCGAACGCCTACCAGCGGCGCCAGGAAATGCGCCTGGCCGGCAATCAGCTGCCCCGGGAGGGCCATGAATCGGTCTTCATGCGCAAGGACGGCACGCGCTTTCCGGTGCTCATCATGGAGGCGCCGCTGATCAATGCGGTGGGCAAGCACACCGGCTGGATGAGCACCATCCTGGACGTCAGCGAGCAGCGCCGCACCGAGGAACTCTCGCGCGCCAGCCAGGACCGCCTGCAGGCCAGCGCCCGGCTGGCCATGGTCGGCGAGATGGCTTCGCTGCTCAGCCACGAGCTGAACCAGCCGCTGGCGGCGATTTCAAGCTACGCCACCGGCTCGCTCAATCTGTTGCAGGACGAAGCCCGGGGGGATCGCGCGCCGGATTCAGTCGCCCTGTTCGATGACCTGCAGCTGGCCATGGGCCGCATTGCCGAGCAGGCCGAGCGGGCCGGCAGGGTCATCAAGAGCGTGCATGACTTCGTGCGCAGGAGCGAAAGGGTGCGCGAAGCGGTCCCGCCGCGCGCGCTGCTGGACGCCATCATGCCGCTGGTGAGCCTGCAGGCGCGCAAGCTTGGCGTGCAGGTGGCTACCGTGGTCGATGACACCTGCCCGCCCGTGCTGTGCGACCGCACCATGGTCGAGCAGGTACTGCTCAACCTGGCGCGCAACGGCATGCAGGCTATGCGGGGCTGCAACGATGCGCAAACCGCAGCGCCAGCCTCGTTGCAGCCCGACAAGGTGCTGACATTGCGCATTCGCCCGGCCGCCTCCAATGCGCAAAGCCAGTGGGTTGAATTTGCGGTGATCGACCAGGGCGAAGGCATTTCCGGCGAAGTGGCCAGGCAACTGTTCACCCCCTTCTTCACCACCCGCAAAGAGGGCATGGGACTGGGCCTGAGCCTGTGCCGCACGGTGATCGAGCAGCACGGCGGTTTCCTCGGCTATGAAAGCGTCCAGCCGCAAGGTACCATTTTCAGTTTTACCCTGCCGGTGGCCGCCATGCCCGGGGCCGGGGAAGACGCGCATCACCCGCTTGAAGAAAGTTGA
- a CDS encoding carbon-nitrogen hydrolase family protein translates to MKIAAIQMVSGTGVQGNLDAARALLAQAAAQGAELAVLPEYFCVMGMKDTDKLKVQEKSGSGLIQDFLSRSARELRLWIVGGTLPTATGDAGRARNSSLAYAPSGVCVARYDKMHLFRFTQGGEDHDETRVLDAGTQPVRFELASRDGHIYTVGLSVCYDLRFPELYRALKADLLLVPSAFTYITGQAHWELLLRARAIENLAYVAAAAQGGLHENGRRTWGHSMVVGPWGEILAEQAEGPGVIMGEVLHARLQEVRQRLPALSHRVL, encoded by the coding sequence ATGAAAATAGCCGCCATCCAGATGGTTTCAGGTACTGGCGTTCAGGGCAACCTGGACGCCGCGCGGGCGCTGCTGGCGCAGGCTGCGGCGCAGGGCGCCGAGTTGGCCGTCCTGCCCGAGTATTTTTGCGTCATGGGCATGAAGGACACCGACAAGCTCAAGGTCCAGGAAAAATCCGGCAGCGGCCTGATCCAGGACTTCCTGAGCCGCTCGGCGCGCGAGTTGCGGCTGTGGATCGTCGGCGGCACATTGCCCACGGCAACCGGCGATGCGGGCCGGGCGCGCAACAGTTCCCTGGCCTATGCGCCCTCGGGGGTCTGCGTGGCCCGCTACGACAAGATGCACCTGTTCCGCTTCACGCAGGGCGGTGAAGACCACGACGAAACCCGCGTGCTCGACGCCGGGACGCAGCCGGTGCGCTTCGAGCTGGCGTCGCGTGACGGCCACATCTACACGGTTGGCCTGAGCGTCTGTTACGACCTGCGCTTTCCGGAGCTGTACCGCGCCCTGAAGGCCGACCTGCTGCTGGTTCCCAGCGCCTTCACCTACATCACCGGCCAGGCGCACTGGGAGTTGCTGCTGCGCGCCCGGGCGATTGAAAACCTGGCCTATGTGGCCGCCGCCGCGCAGGGCGGACTGCACGAGAACGGCCGCCGCACCTGGGGTCACAGCATGGTGGTCGGGCCATGGGGCGAGATTCTGGCGGAGCAGGCCGAAGGGCCGGGCGTCATCATGGGTGAGGTGCTGCATGCCCGGCTGCAGGAAGTTCGCCAGCGCCTGCCCGCCTTGAGCCACCGGGTGCTATGA
- a CDS encoding YhdP family protein, whose protein sequence is MEPTLTSPPVLPALPSRRLRWIAVALRGLLWLVASAWLLFGLSWLVLHGWIVPRIAEFRPRLEAQASRALGVPVRIGQITGRSEGAIPSFELHDVSLLDAQGREAVRLPHILGALSPSSLWGLGFEQLVIDRPEVDIRRAADGKIFVGGLEVSKDSDTGHSAMADWLFSQTEFIVRGGTVRWTDEMRQAPPLALSQVDGVMRNGHRRHLMRLDATPPPEWGERFSLRGIFRQPLLSRRTGDFAAWTGQVYGDFSHVDVSRIQRHASLESLGLALNGGQGALRAWLDVGKGKVTGALVDVALRDVDARLGSRLEPLAFESLAGRMGASQHAGGFDVSTEGLQFRLQDGLQWPGGNLALAHTRASRRGPEHTTLKADRLDLAALARIASRLPLDNTAQALVASFAPQGLVETLDARWQGPLDAPSAFAVKGRVAGLSVAALPAASALPDTPGRPGVSGATVDFNLTQDGGQASVKIAKGALELPGVFEDSKLALDRLSTEAQWKLSGKKIDLQLRDVQFANADAQGQAQVRWRTDDRAAGPPEAGGSPDRRFPGILDLQGSLSRGDGSRVHRYLPLVLGDDVRHYVRDAVLKGQVSDVKFKVSGPVEYLPFADPAQGDFQVSARVKNGHFVYVPKALQPPGAAPWPALTELNGELLFSRASLDVKGASGKVAGLPGLQLVKGEARIADLEHQATVEVALDIKGVLSDALGFVNTSPVGEMTERALASATAGGAADYRFRLRLPINEIDKSTVEGSVTLPGNDVRFVPEAPLLGQIKGVVNVTDQGFTVAGAQARLLGGDVRIDGGTRPLASATGPKTSVAFRAQGTVTAEGLRQAKELGLASRVAAHASGSTAYTASLLFRRGVPEVMVSSSLQGMALSLPAPLAKTAEAALPIRFENVLLPGSMEAGQALQDQLSVSIGRVAAISYLRDLSGQEARVIRGSIGVGLDAGEATPAPESGVGANINLARVDLDAWEKVLNDASGGVMAQAAASSSTGPAAAMSYLPNVMAIRARELKVQGRSLNHVVVGASREGLNWRANLNAAELDGYMEFRQPGAQGAGRVYARLSRLSLAASEASEVEAILDEQPASIPALDIVVEDLELRGKKLGRVEIDAVNRGATAAEGGVREWRLNKFNVILPEAVLTATGNWAAALPAGRRRSAMNFRLDIADSGELLKRLGMNGVIRRGKGTLEGQIDWMGSPLSLDYPSLSGEFHVNVASGQFMKADPGIAKLLGVLSLQSLPRRLTLDFRDVFSEGFAFDFVRGDVTIRQGVAHTNNLQMSGVNAAVLMEGRASIADETQNLKVVVVPEINAGTASLIATAINPVVGLGSFLAQMFLRRPLMEAATQEFQIDGSWYDPKITKIDRKARAKSQASELTVEKR, encoded by the coding sequence ATGGAGCCTACCCTTACCAGCCCGCCAGTTTTGCCAGCCTTGCCGTCCCGACGCCTGCGGTGGATTGCCGTGGCCCTGCGCGGCCTGCTGTGGCTGGTCGCCTCGGCCTGGCTGCTCTTTGGCCTGAGCTGGCTGGTGCTCCACGGCTGGATTGTGCCGCGAATCGCCGAGTTTCGTCCGCGCCTGGAAGCCCAGGCCAGCCGGGCGCTCGGTGTGCCGGTCCGCATCGGCCAGATCACCGGCCGCTCGGAAGGAGCCATTCCCTCCTTCGAGCTGCATGACGTCAGCCTGCTCGATGCGCAGGGGCGCGAAGCGGTGCGCCTGCCGCACATTCTGGGCGCGCTTTCACCTTCCTCGCTGTGGGGGCTTGGCTTTGAACAACTGGTGATCGACCGGCCCGAAGTCGATATCCGGCGCGCTGCCGACGGAAAAATCTTTGTCGGCGGCCTAGAGGTCTCCAAGGACAGCGACACCGGCCACAGCGCCATGGCGGACTGGCTGTTTTCGCAGACCGAATTCATCGTGCGCGGCGGCACCGTGCGCTGGACCGACGAGATGCGCCAGGCGCCGCCGCTGGCCTTGAGCCAGGTCGATGGCGTGATGAGGAATGGCCACCGCCGCCACCTGATGCGCCTGGACGCGACGCCGCCGCCCGAATGGGGCGAGCGCTTCAGCCTCAGGGGCATCTTCAGGCAGCCGCTGCTCTCTAGGCGAACCGGCGATTTCGCGGCCTGGACGGGGCAGGTGTACGGGGACTTTTCGCATGTCGATGTGTCGCGCATCCAGCGCCATGCCAGCCTGGAGTCGCTGGGGCTGGCGCTGAACGGGGGGCAGGGCGCCTTGCGCGCCTGGCTTGACGTCGGCAAGGGAAAAGTCACCGGCGCGCTGGTCGATGTGGCGCTGCGGGACGTGGACGCCCGGCTGGGCAGCCGGCTGGAGCCGCTGGCTTTTGAATCCCTGGCCGGGCGCATGGGCGCAAGCCAGCATGCCGGCGGATTTGATGTCAGCACCGAAGGCCTTCAGTTCCGCCTGCAAGACGGCCTGCAGTGGCCAGGCGGCAACCTGGCGCTGGCTCACACCCGCGCGTCGCGGCGCGGACCCGAGCACACCACCCTCAAGGCCGACAGGCTGGACCTGGCCGCCCTGGCCCGGATCGCCAGCCGCCTGCCGCTGGACAACACAGCCCAGGCGCTAGTGGCTTCTTTCGCGCCCCAGGGGCTGGTGGAAACGCTGGATGCCCGCTGGCAGGGGCCACTGGATGCGCCCTCGGCCTTTGCGGTCAAGGGCCGTGTGGCGGGGTTGAGCGTGGCCGCGCTGCCGGCCGCAAGCGCCCTGCCGGACACCCCTGGCCGGCCCGGCGTCAGCGGCGCGACGGTGGATTTCAACCTGACGCAGGACGGCGGCCAGGCCAGCGTGAAGATTGCAAAAGGCGCTCTGGAGCTGCCCGGAGTTTTTGAAGACTCGAAGCTGGCGCTCGACCGCTTGTCCACCGAGGCGCAATGGAAGCTCTCGGGCAAAAAAATCGATCTGCAATTGCGCGATGTGCAGTTTGCCAATGCCGACGCCCAGGGCCAGGCGCAGGTGCGCTGGCGCACCGATGACCGCGCCGCCGGCCCGCCCGAAGCCGGTGGCTCGCCGGATCGCCGCTTCCCCGGCATCCTCGACCTGCAGGGCAGCCTGAGCCGGGGCGACGGCAGCCGCGTGCATCGCTACCTGCCGCTGGTGCTCGGAGACGATGTGCGCCACTATGTGCGCGACGCGGTGCTCAAGGGGCAGGTCAGCGACGTGAAGTTCAAGGTCAGCGGTCCGGTCGAATACCTGCCTTTCGCCGATCCGGCCCAGGGGGATTTCCAAGTGTCGGCCAGGGTGAAAAACGGGCATTTCGTCTATGTTCCCAAAGCGCTGCAGCCGCCGGGCGCGGCGCCCTGGCCGGCGCTGACCGAACTCAATGGTGAACTGCTGTTCAGCCGGGCATCGCTGGACGTGAAGGGCGCCAGCGGCAAGGTCGCCGGCCTGCCGGGACTGCAACTGGTCAAGGGCGAGGCCCGCATCGCCGACCTCGAACACCAGGCGACGGTCGAGGTGGCGCTGGACATCAAGGGCGTGCTCTCGGACGCGCTGGGTTTTGTCAACACTTCCCCGGTTGGCGAGATGACCGAGCGCGCCCTGGCCAGCGCCACGGCCGGCGGCGCGGCCGACTACCGCTTTCGCCTGCGCCTGCCCATCAATGAGATTGACAAATCGACCGTCGAGGGCAGCGTGACCCTGCCGGGCAATGACGTGAGGTTCGTGCCCGAAGCGCCGCTTCTGGGCCAGATCAAAGGCGTGGTGAACGTGACCGACCAGGGCTTTACCGTGGCCGGTGCCCAGGCGCGGCTGCTCGGGGGCGACGTTCGCATCGACGGCGGAACCCGGCCCCTGGCGTCTGCAACCGGCCCCAAGACCAGTGTGGCCTTCAGAGCGCAAGGCACGGTCACGGCCGAAGGGCTGCGCCAGGCCAAGGAGCTGGGGCTGGCGTCGCGCGTGGCCGCGCATGCCAGCGGCAGCACGGCCTACACCGCCTCGCTGCTGTTCCGGCGCGGCGTGCCGGAGGTCATGGTGTCCAGCAGCCTGCAGGGCATGGCGCTGAGCCTGCCGGCGCCGCTGGCCAAGACGGCCGAAGCCGCGTTGCCGATCCGCTTTGAGAACGTGCTGCTGCCCGGCTCGATGGAGGCTGGCCAGGCGCTGCAGGACCAGCTGTCGGTCAGCATCGGGCGCGTGGCGGCCATCAGCTACCTGCGCGACCTCAGCGGGCAGGAGGCCCGCGTGATCCGGGGCAGCATCGGCGTGGGGCTGGACGCGGGTGAAGCGACTCCCGCGCCAGAGTCCGGCGTGGGGGCGAACATCAACCTGGCGCGGGTGGACCTGGATGCCTGGGAAAAAGTCCTGAACGATGCGTCCGGCGGCGTCATGGCGCAGGCCGCCGCAAGCTCTTCTACCGGGCCGGCGGCAGCCATGAGCTATCTGCCCAACGTGATGGCCATACGCGCCAGGGAATTGAAGGTGCAGGGGCGCAGCCTGAACCATGTGGTGGTGGGCGCCAGCCGCGAGGGCCTGAACTGGCGCGCCAACCTCAATGCCGCCGAGCTGGACGGCTACATGGAGTTTCGCCAGCCCGGCGCGCAGGGCGCCGGCCGCGTCTATGCGCGGCTGTCGCGCCTGAGCCTGGCCGCCAGCGAGGCGAGTGAAGTCGAGGCCATCCTGGACGAGCAGCCGGCCAGCATTCCGGCGCTCGATATCGTGGTCGAAGACCTGGAGCTGCGCGGCAAGAAGCTGGGGCGGGTTGAAATCGACGCGGTCAACCGGGGCGCCACGGCGGCCGAAGGCGGCGTTCGCGAGTGGCGGCTGAACAAGTTCAATGTCATCCTGCCCGAAGCCGTGCTGACCGCCACCGGCAACTGGGCTGCGGCCCTGCCCGCCGGGCGCCGCCGGTCGGCGATGAATTTCAGGCTCGACATTGCCGATTCGGGCGAGTTGCTCAAGCGCCTGGGCATGAACGGCGTGATCCGGCGCGGCAAGGGCACGCTCGAAGGCCAGATCGACTGGATGGGTTCGCCGCTGAGCCTGGACTATCCGAGCCTGAGCGGGGAGTTCCATGTGAACGTCGCATCCGGCCAGTTCATGAAGGCCGACCCGGGCATTGCCAAGCTGCTGGGCGTGCTGAGCCTGCAGTCATTGCCCCGGCGGCTGACGCTGGATTTCCGCGATGTTTTTTCAGAAGGGTTTGCCTTTGACTTTGTTCGCGGCGATGTCACGATTCGCCAGGGCGTGGCGCATACCAACAACCTGCAGATGAGCGGCGTCAATGCCGCCGTGCTGATGGAAGGCCGCGCCAGCATTGCCGATGAAACGCAAAACCTCAAGGTGGTCGTGGTGCCTGAAATCAATGCCGGCACGGCCTCGCTGATTGCCACGGCCATCAACCCGGTGGTGGGCCTGGGCAGCTTTCTGGCGCAGATGTTCCTGCGCCGCCCGCTGATGGAAGCGGCCACCCAGGAATTCCAGATTGACGGAAGCTGGTACGACCCCAAAATCACGAAAATTGATCGCAAGGCCCGGGCCAAGTCCCAGGCAAGCGAGTTGACTGTGGAGAAACGCTGA
- the glnE gene encoding bifunctional [glutamate--ammonia ligase]-adenylyl-L-tyrosine phosphorylase/[glutamate--ammonia-ligase] adenylyltransferase, translating into MPDSSTACLKTPVAVGLTAPATSPASSASTYSRYVQRIRRRYAAQMPLLPAGAPVRATMQATLDALLTGGLETGAALRVLRQLVLERLVLLDCDGPGANQAPLHVVTRAMTELAELALDVAMRHSREALDAQHGAPQAPGGVPAQMWVVGMGKLGARELNVSSDIDLIYVYDHDGDTAGRPDGRGQISNHEYFARQVRAVFSLIGDATEHGFVFRVDLALRPNGNSGPAAVSLSALEEYFQAQGREWERFAWLKSRVVAPLECIQSGSARALRGPVLPFVFRRYLDYSVFDALRVLHRQIREHAAKRCAGHPERANDVKMSRGGIREIEFTVQLLQVVRGGQFPELRTRPTLDALQRVAHAGLMPQDTADAMARAYDFLRRVEHRIQYLDDQQTHVLPTRDDDLAWIAQTLGYGDCCAFLCDLDSHRELVAGEFDRLLGGQPKCNGKGCGKAGDRPVQQLDDLLDQLPPEWPAQFRSRLALWCQHPRILALREESRARLSRLVQRTAHWLLEGSVSEEAALRLIDWIEPLLRRESYLALLMERPSVHERLLRLLGAAKWPARYLMQHPGVIDELASDELMRERFDAATFSSDLQQRLAALRRTGEDDEETCLNLLRRAHHVEVFRTLARDVEGVLTVEQVADDLSALAEAILALTTDWCWRHLKNRHRDKPQFAIIAYGKLGGKELGYGSDLDIVFVYEDEDERAPEVYAAFVRKLINWLTLKTGEGDLYEIDTALRPNGNSGLLSTPFEAYANYQQQRGSNTAWTWEHQAMTRARFVLGSESLHQRFDEVRRAVITAPRDPLALRQEIEDMRQKVRGAHPIRGGKFDVKHSAGGMVDAEFAVQFLVLSESARHPELVDNVGNIALLLRAESAGLLPGGVGQDAASAYRELRRVQHVARLNEAPTQVMPPELQREREAIQKLWSTVFDA; encoded by the coding sequence ATGCCCGATTCTTCAACTGCCTGTCTGAAAACCCCTGTTGCCGTGGGGTTGACCGCCCCGGCCACCTCGCCGGCTTCGTCGGCTTCGACCTACTCGCGCTATGTCCAGCGCATTCGCCGCCGCTATGCCGCACAGATGCCGCTGCTGCCCGCCGGCGCGCCGGTGCGCGCCACGATGCAGGCCACGCTCGATGCGCTGCTGACCGGCGGCCTGGAAACCGGCGCCGCCCTGCGCGTCTTGCGTCAGCTGGTCCTTGAACGGCTGGTGCTGCTCGATTGCGACGGTCCTGGCGCGAATCAGGCGCCGCTGCACGTCGTGACCCGCGCCATGACCGAGCTGGCCGAACTGGCGCTTGACGTGGCCATGCGCCACTCGCGGGAAGCGCTCGATGCGCAGCACGGCGCGCCCCAGGCCCCGGGCGGCGTGCCGGCGCAAATGTGGGTGGTCGGCATGGGCAAGCTCGGCGCGCGCGAACTCAATGTGTCCAGCGACATCGACCTGATCTACGTCTATGACCATGACGGCGACACGGCCGGCCGCCCCGACGGCCGGGGCCAGATTTCCAACCACGAGTATTTCGCGCGCCAGGTCAGGGCGGTGTTCAGCCTGATCGGCGACGCCACCGAGCACGGCTTTGTGTTTCGCGTCGATCTGGCGCTGCGACCCAACGGCAATTCCGGCCCGGCGGCGGTGTCACTGAGCGCGCTGGAAGAATACTTTCAGGCGCAGGGCCGCGAGTGGGAGCGCTTTGCCTGGCTCAAGAGCCGCGTCGTGGCGCCGCTCGAATGCATCCAGAGTGGCTCGGCGCGGGCCCTGCGCGGCCCGGTGCTGCCGTTTGTGTTCCGGCGCTACCTGGACTACAGCGTGTTCGATGCGCTGCGCGTGCTGCACCGGCAGATCCGCGAGCATGCGGCCAAGCGCTGCGCCGGCCACCCCGAGCGCGCCAACGACGTGAAGATGTCGCGCGGCGGCATCCGCGAGATCGAATTCACCGTGCAGCTGCTGCAGGTGGTGCGCGGCGGGCAGTTTCCCGAACTGCGCACCCGGCCCACGCTCGACGCCCTGCAGCGCGTCGCCCATGCCGGGCTGATGCCGCAGGACACCGCCGACGCCATGGCGCGCGCCTATGACTTCCTGCGCCGCGTCGAGCACCGCATCCAGTACCTGGACGACCAGCAGACGCATGTGCTGCCGACGCGCGACGACGACCTGGCCTGGATTGCGCAGACGCTGGGCTACGGCGACTGCTGCGCCTTCCTGTGCGACCTGGACAGCCACCGCGAGCTGGTCGCCGGCGAGTTCGACCGGCTGCTCGGCGGCCAGCCCAAGTGCAATGGCAAGGGCTGCGGCAAAGCGGGCGACAGGCCGGTCCAGCAGCTCGATGACCTGCTCGACCAGCTGCCGCCCGAGTGGCCGGCGCAGTTCAGGAGCCGCCTGGCGCTGTGGTGCCAGCATCCGCGCATCCTGGCCCTGCGCGAGGAATCGCGCGCGCGCCTGAGCCGGCTGGTGCAGCGCACCGCCCACTGGCTGCTCGAAGGCAGCGTGAGCGAAGAGGCGGCGCTGCGGCTGATCGACTGGATCGAGCCGCTGCTGCGCCGCGAAAGCTACCTGGCACTGCTGATGGAGCGCCCGTCGGTGCACGAGCGGCTGCTGCGGCTGCTGGGCGCGGCCAAGTGGCCGGCGCGCTACCTGATGCAGCACCCCGGCGTGATCGACGAGCTGGCCAGCGACGAGCTGATGCGCGAGCGCTTTGACGCGGCCACCTTTTCCAGCGACCTGCAGCAGCGGCTTGCAGCGCTCAGGCGCACCGGCGAGGATGACGAGGAAACCTGCCTGAACCTGCTGCGGCGCGCCCACCATGTTGAGGTGTTCCGCACCCTGGCGCGCGATGTGGAAGGCGTGCTCACGGTCGAGCAGGTGGCCGACGACCTGAGCGCGCTGGCCGAAGCGATTCTCGCCCTCACCACCGACTGGTGCTGGCGGCACCTGAAGAACCGGCACCGCGACAAGCCGCAGTTCGCCATCATTGCCTATGGCAAGCTGGGCGGCAAGGAACTGGGCTACGGCAGCGACCTGGACATCGTGTTCGTCTATGAAGACGAGGACGAGCGCGCCCCCGAGGTGTATGCCGCCTTCGTTCGCAAGCTGATCAACTGGCTGACCCTGAAGACCGGCGAAGGCGACCTGTACGAGATCGACACCGCGCTGCGCCCCAACGGCAATTCGGGCCTGCTCAGCACGCCGTTCGAAGCCTATGCCAACTACCAGCAGCAGCGCGGCAGCAACACCGCCTGGACCTGGGAGCACCAAGCCATGACGCGCGCGCGTTTCGTGCTGGGCAGCGAGTCGCTGCACCAGCGCTTTGACGAGGTGCGCCGGGCAGTCATCACCGCGCCGCGCGACCCGCTGGCCCTGCGCCAGGAAATCGAGGACATGCGCCAGAAGGTGCGCGGCGCGCACCCCATCCGGGGCGGCAAGTTCGATGTCAAGCACAGCGCCGGCGGCATGGTCGATGCCGAATTCGCGGTGCAGTTCCTGGTGCTGTCCGAATCGGCCCGGCACCCGGAACTGGTCGATAACGTCGGCAACATCGCCCTCTTGCTACGCGCGGAAAGCGCCGGACTGCTGCCGGGCGGCGTGGGCCAGGATGCTGCCAGCGCCTACCGCGAACTGCGCCGGGTGCAGCATGTGGCGCGCCTGAACGAAGCGCCGACGCAGGTCATGCCGCCCGAATTGCAGCGCGAGCGTGAAGCGATCCAGAAGCTGTGGAGCACGGTGTTCGACGCCTGA